From Aquabacter sp. L1I39, the proteins below share one genomic window:
- a CDS encoding calcium:proton antiporter has translation MAIPAYAYVLPLSAVGLALAAPIVQLPFSDLAALAATFLLLGSAFSAVKHAECISARLGQPYGTLVLTFSVTVIEVSVLASLMLNGSNNPTLPREAVLSTVMFVLTGVVGICLLVGSLRHYQQGFQQQGVTGFLSVLISISVIGLILPGETSAGLTGSGNPKLIALIMVGVVLLYLSFLFMQTVRYRLDYLDGDSEDDERPSGAAALRAVVFLLVSLLGVVMLSDHVADGVERMILPLNLADPDAVIGAVVVAMLLLPETITAIRAARNNELQRAVNTALGSALATIGLTMPVMVAMSFLLERPIVLGLDQEDRVQLLLALLLSVVNFGTGKTNTLTGLVHLVLFFVYVVTLILP, from the coding sequence ATGGCCATTCCGGCCTATGCCTATGTGCTGCCGCTGTCGGCGGTGGGGCTCGCTCTGGCTGCCCCCATCGTTCAACTGCCCTTTTCCGATCTGGCGGCGCTGGCGGCCACCTTCCTGCTGCTGGGCTCCGCCTTCTCGGCGGTGAAGCATGCCGAGTGCATTTCGGCACGGCTGGGGCAGCCCTATGGCACGCTGGTGCTGACCTTTTCGGTGACCGTCATCGAGGTGTCGGTCCTCGCCTCGCTGATGCTGAACGGCTCCAACAATCCCACCCTGCCGCGCGAGGCGGTTCTGTCCACGGTCATGTTTGTGCTGACCGGGGTGGTGGGCATCTGCCTTCTGGTGGGGAGCCTGCGCCACTACCAGCAGGGCTTCCAGCAGCAGGGGGTGACGGGGTTCCTGTCCGTTCTCATCTCCATCTCGGTGATCGGCCTCATCCTGCCGGGCGAGACCTCCGCCGGCCTCACCGGCTCCGGCAATCCCAAGCTGATTGCCCTCATCATGGTGGGGGTGGTGCTGCTCTATCTGTCCTTCCTCTTCATGCAGACGGTCCGCTATCGCCTGGACTATCTGGACGGGGACAGCGAGGACGACGAGCGGCCCTCCGGTGCGGCCGCGCTGCGGGCGGTGGTCTTCCTGCTGGTCAGCCTCCTGGGCGTGGTGATGCTGTCGGACCATGTGGCCGATGGCGTGGAGCGCATGATCCTGCCGCTCAACCTGGCTGACCCCGATGCCGTCATCGGCGCCGTGGTGGTGGCCATGCTGCTGCTGCCGGAGACCATCACCGCCATCCGCGCGGCCCGGAACAACGAGTTGCAGCGCGCGGTGAACACGGCGCTGGGCTCGGCGCTCGCCACCATCGGCCTCACCATGCCGGTCATGGTGGCCATGTCCTTCCTCCTGGAGCGGCCCATCGTGCTGGGCCTTGACCAGGAGGATCGGGTTCAGCTCCTCCTGGCGCTGCTGCTGTCGGTGGTGAATTTCGGCACCGGCAAGACCAATACGCTGACCGGGCTGGTGCACTTGGTGCTGTTCTTCGTGTATGTGGTCACTTTGATCCTGCCTTAG
- the speB gene encoding agmatinase, whose amino-acid sequence MSADPLFPRPVDRALDSTFRFGQSTEPNYSGAASFLRRRYAKDGGGAEAVVWGIPLDVTVSNRPGTRFGPRALRAASSILDGDPYYPFGFDPFARLDVADAGDCVFDYGLAHSIPGAIEAQAAQHHARGTHLVTLGGDHFLTYPVLKSLVAKLGAPVALIQFDAHQDTWDDDGDRVDHGTMITRAVKDGLIRVDRSVQVGIRTHAPQTYGIDIIDGFTAAELGPREVARRVIERVGDAPVYVSFDIDALDPAFAPGTGTPVCGGLTSREAISILRQFGGLNLKGFDVVEVSPPYDHAEITALAGASLAACYLCLLADRKAKGFDISL is encoded by the coding sequence ATGAGCGCTGATCCCCTGTTTCCGCGGCCGGTCGACCGGGCCCTCGATTCCACCTTCCGCTTCGGCCAGTCCACCGAGCCGAACTATTCCGGCGCGGCCTCCTTCCTGCGTCGGCGGTATGCCAAGGATGGCGGCGGGGCCGAGGCGGTGGTGTGGGGCATTCCGCTGGACGTGACCGTCTCCAACCGCCCGGGCACGCGCTTCGGGCCGCGCGCGCTGCGGGCGGCGTCCTCCATCCTGGATGGCGATCCCTATTATCCCTTCGGCTTTGACCCCTTCGCCCGGCTCGACGTGGCCGATGCGGGGGATTGCGTGTTTGATTACGGCCTCGCGCATTCCATTCCCGGCGCCATCGAGGCCCAGGCGGCCCAGCACCATGCCCGTGGCACCCATCTGGTGACGTTGGGCGGCGACCATTTCCTCACCTATCCCGTGCTGAAATCCCTGGTGGCCAAGCTCGGCGCGCCGGTGGCCCTGATCCAGTTCGACGCCCACCAGGACACCTGGGACGATGACGGCGACCGGGTCGACCATGGCACCATGATCACCCGCGCGGTGAAGGACGGCCTCATCCGCGTCGACCGCTCGGTGCAGGTGGGCATCCGCACCCACGCGCCCCAGACCTATGGCATCGACATCATCGACGGCTTCACCGCAGCCGAGCTCGGGCCGCGCGAGGTGGCGCGGCGGGTGATCGAGCGGGTGGGGGATGCCCCGGTCTATGTCTCCTTCGACATCGACGCCCTCGACCCGGCCTTTGCCCCGGGCACCGGCACGCCGGTGTGCGGCGGCCTTACCAGCCGGGAAGCCATCTCCATCCTGCGCCAGTTCGGCGGGCTCAACCTGAAGGGCTTCGACGTGGTGGAGGTCTCCCCCCCTTATGACCACGCGGAGATCACCGCGCTGGCGGGGGCCAGCCTTGCCGCCTGCTATCTGTGCCTGCTCGCCGATCGCAAGGCGAAGGGGTTCGACATTTCCCTCTAG
- a CDS encoding sulfate/molybdate ABC transporter ATP-binding protein — MTVAVTIEDAVKTFGPHRALSGISLKIEPGELVALLGPSGSGKTTLLRSVAGLEQLDTGHILFDGVDAAQVPVRFRGIGFVFQQYALFRHMSVADNIAYGLRSRARATRPSEAEIRRRVEELLALVQLEGYGGRFPAQLSGGQRQRVALARALAIEPKVLLLDEPFGALDALVRKELRAWLRALHDQTGHTTLFVTHDQEEALELADRVVVMSQGRIEQVGTPDDVYDRPATPDVFGFMGASSRLPVSVGEGLVRAGGDVVAAPVEAVPEGRGLLFVRPHDITVSMAGTPGADGVVRGFRRHGATRLLEVEVGGGLVEANVAPAVRVPVGTKVSVRFDRARLFPDAGGAVDCRPPKAHQIGEYAI, encoded by the coding sequence ATGACGGTCGCGGTGACGATTGAAGACGCGGTGAAGACCTTCGGGCCCCATCGCGCCCTGTCGGGCATCTCGCTGAAGATCGAGCCCGGCGAACTGGTGGCGCTATTGGGTCCCTCCGGCTCGGGCAAGACCACCTTGCTGCGGTCGGTGGCGGGGCTGGAACAGCTCGATACCGGCCACATCCTGTTCGACGGCGTGGATGCGGCGCAGGTGCCGGTGCGCTTTCGCGGCATCGGCTTTGTGTTCCAGCAATATGCCTTGTTCCGCCATATGAGCGTGGCCGACAATATCGCCTATGGCCTGCGCTCCCGTGCCCGCGCGACCCGCCCGTCGGAGGCGGAGATCCGCCGCCGGGTGGAGGAACTGCTCGCCCTCGTGCAGCTGGAGGGCTATGGCGGCCGTTTCCCGGCCCAATTGTCCGGCGGCCAGCGCCAGCGCGTGGCGCTCGCCCGGGCGCTCGCCATCGAGCCTAAGGTGCTGCTCCTGGACGAGCCCTTCGGGGCGCTGGATGCTCTCGTGCGCAAGGAATTGCGGGCCTGGCTGCGGGCGCTGCACGACCAGACCGGCCACACCACCTTGTTCGTGACCCACGACCAGGAAGAGGCCTTGGAACTGGCCGATCGCGTGGTGGTCATGAGCCAGGGCCGCATCGAGCAGGTGGGCACGCCGGACGATGTCTATGACCGCCCCGCAACCCCCGACGTGTTCGGCTTCATGGGCGCCTCAAGCCGCCTGCCGGTGAGCGTGGGCGAAGGTCTGGTGCGCGCTGGGGGCGACGTGGTGGCCGCGCCCGTTGAGGCGGTACCGGAAGGGCGAGGGCTGCTGTTCGTGCGGCCCCACGACATCACCGTCTCCATGGCCGGCACCCCCGGCGCGGACGGGGTGGTGCGCGGCTTCCGCCGCCACGGCGCCACCCGCCTCCTGGAAGTGGAAGTGGGCGGCGGCCTCGTGGAGGCCAATGTGGCGCCGGCCGTGCGCGTGCCTGTGGGCACCAAGGTCTCGGTGCGGTTCGACCGCGCCCGGCTGTTCCCGGACGCGGGCGGGGCCGTGGATTGCCGGCCACCCAAGGCCCACCAGATCGGCGAATACGCCATCTGA
- a CDS encoding sigma factor-like helix-turn-helix DNA-binding protein yields MTDPFDAERLMERLATGDRDALRGLYDATAPRMYGIALRILRDEAPARAATRTLYLDLFADVAAFGPPDRLVDRMAARVRAHALDAARGRAESGTGFEPFEVDDEADDPLASPERPPALLKLLTCLGQLPEDRRRMLLLAYYDGWSRDALSIYLDAPPHAVNTWIWRSVAELDACLQS; encoded by the coding sequence GTGACCGATCCCTTCGATGCGGAACGGCTGATGGAGCGGCTGGCGACCGGTGACCGGGACGCCTTGCGCGGCCTCTATGACGCGACCGCGCCCCGCATGTACGGCATCGCCTTGCGCATCTTACGGGACGAGGCGCCGGCGCGGGCGGCCACACGCACCCTTTATCTCGATCTCTTCGCCGATGTGGCCGCCTTCGGCCCGCCGGACCGCCTGGTGGACCGGATGGCCGCGCGCGTGCGCGCCCATGCCCTCGATGCTGCCCGTGGGCGGGCAGAGAGCGGCACGGGCTTCGAGCCGTTCGAGGTGGATGACGAGGCGGACGATCCTCTGGCGAGCCCCGAGCGGCCGCCCGCTTTGCTCAAGCTCCTCACCTGCCTCGGCCAATTGCCGGAAGACCGGCGCCGCATGCTGCTCCTGGCCTATTATGACGGCTGGAGCCGCGATGCCCTGTCCATTTACCTCGATGCCCCGCCCCATGCGGTGAATACCTGGATCTGGCGCTCGGTGGCCGAACTCGATGCGTGCCTGCAATCATGA
- a CDS encoding flagellar export protein FliJ, producing MKSREPLIRAKRFKIEDARRRLSQIDAMIGEFERMASDLDRDIAAEEARTGITDPRHFAYPPVAAAARQRRDNLVRSCQDLRVQRSDALDVLNEAETQLQLAEAAGERERGSDGEGLDRRVAWRHGETARM from the coding sequence ATGAAGTCGCGTGAACCCCTGATCCGCGCCAAACGGTTCAAGATCGAGGATGCCCGTCGCCGGCTGTCCCAGATCGATGCGATGATCGGTGAATTCGAGCGCATGGCGAGCGACCTCGACCGCGACATCGCGGCCGAGGAGGCGCGGACCGGCATTACCGATCCCCGGCATTTCGCCTATCCCCCCGTGGCGGCCGCCGCGCGGCAGCGGCGCGACAATCTGGTGCGCTCGTGCCAGGATCTGCGGGTGCAGCGCTCCGATGCGCTGGACGTGCTCAACGAGGCGGAGACCCAGCTGCAACTGGCGGAAGCCGCCGGTGAGCGGGAACGCGGTTCCGACGGCGAGGGCCTCGACCGCCGCGTCGCCTGGCGGCATGGAGAGACCGCCCGTATGTGA
- the ctrA gene encoding response regulator transcription factor CtrA, with product MRVLLIEDDSATAQSIELMLKSENFNVYTTDLGEEGVDLGKVYEYDIILLDLNLPDMSGFEVLRALRVAKVKTPILILSGLAGTEDKVKGFGFGADDYLTKPFHKDEMVARIHAIVRRSKGHAQSVIQTGDLIVNLDTKTVEVEGTRVHLTGKEYQMLELLSLRKGTTLTKEMFLNHLYGGMDEPELKIIDVFICKLRKKLANASGGKNYIETVWGRGYVLREPVPGAERMAV from the coding sequence ATGCGCGTCTTGCTCATCGAGGACGACAGTGCGACGGCCCAAAGCATCGAATTGATGCTGAAGTCCGAGAATTTCAACGTCTATACGACCGACCTCGGTGAGGAAGGCGTGGACCTGGGCAAGGTCTACGAATACGACATCATCCTGCTCGACCTGAACCTCCCGGACATGTCCGGCTTCGAGGTGCTGCGCGCCCTGCGCGTGGCCAAGGTCAAGACCCCCATCCTGATCCTCTCGGGCCTCGCCGGCACCGAGGACAAGGTAAAGGGCTTCGGCTTCGGGGCGGACGACTATCTCACCAAGCCGTTCCACAAGGACGAGATGGTGGCGCGCATCCACGCCATTGTGCGCCGCTCCAAGGGGCATGCCCAGTCGGTCATCCAGACCGGCGACCTGATCGTGAACCTCGATACGAAGACCGTCGAGGTGGAGGGCACCCGCGTGCACCTCACCGGCAAGGAGTACCAGATGCTGGAGCTCCTTTCCCTGCGTAAGGGCACCACCCTCACCAAGGAGATGTTCCTCAACCATCTTTATGGCGGCATGGACGAGCCCGAGCTGAAGATCATCGACGTCTTCATCTGCAAGCTGCGCAAGAAGCTGGCGAATGCGTCCGGTGGCAAGAATTACATCGAGACCGTCTGGGGTCGCGGCTATGTGCTGCGCGAGCCGGTTCCCGGCGCCGAGCGCATGGCGGTGTGA